The Microterricola viridarii genome segment CATCATCAACGCAACCCTGAAGCCCTCCCCCGCCTACCCGCAGGGCGGCGACGGTGAGTAGCCGCGGCGGTGTCTCCGGGCCGTCGACGACGCCGGCCCCGCATCCGGCCCGAGCGGACGCGGCAGAGCAGGGGCTAGTGCTGAGCACGCGGGCGAGCGACGTGCCGTTCGGCATCGAAGAGGAATTCATGTTCCTGAGTCCCGACCGCCTGCTGCCGGTCCCCGCCGCGGACGCGGCCCATTCCGTGTTGCTGCGCGATCCGGAGGTGGGGCCGTACGTCGGCCCCGAGTTTCTCGCGTCGCAGATCGAGTACTCCTCGCCGATCCTCGCCACGCGCGAACAGGCCTTCGAGGCGCTCACGGGGTTTCGGGGCCGGCTCGGCCGCGTTGCCGAGTCGATCGGGCTGGTGGCCGCGGGCACGGGCCTGCCGTTCGACTCCGACGACATCCCCGCCCCCACCCCGAGCCCGCGATATGAGCGCATCCGGGCCGACATTCGGGCGGTTGCCCACGACCATCAGATGAACGCCCTCCACGTGCATGTGAACGTGCCGTCCCGTGACGCCGGGGTGCACGCCTTGAATGGCATTCGCGCGTGGATGCCGGTGCTGCTCGCGCTCGGGTCGAACTCGCCGTTCTGGCACGGCCGCGACACCGGTTTCGCCAGTTGGCGCGCGCTGCTGGCGCGCCGCTGGGCGACGACGGGGTGCGCGCCGCACTTCCGGGACGCGGCCGAGTACGACGCCCACACCGCACGCCTCGTTGAGTTGGGGGCATCCGTCGATCTCGCGTGCATCGCCTGGGATGCCCGGCTGTCCGAGCGGTTCCCGACCCTGGAGGTGCGAGCGTTTGACGCGCAGCTCGACGCCGAATCGGCCATCACACTGGCCCTGCTGACGCGCGCGCTCGTCGTCACCAGCCTGAACGCCGAGCCGAGTGCCGGCGCCCCGGTCGACGTGCTCGATGCGGAGCTCTGGCTGGCGGCTCGCGACGGACTGCACGGCCGTCTGGTCAACCCGGTGAGCGGTGAGCCGGATGCCGCGACCGAGGTCGTGCTCGCCCTGGTGCGGTATGTGCGCCCGGCACTGCACGCCCTCGGCGACGCGGAGTTCGTCGAGGCGGCGATCGCACAGCGCCTGCGGGGTGGCACCGGCGCCGACCGGCAGCGTGCCGCGCTCCTCGAGGGTGGCATCGGCGCCCTCGCCGAGCTGTTGCGCCGTGCCCCGACGCCGGCCGAGCGACCCACGCTCTGACCCCGCCGGCCGGGCGCCGTGCAGCCGGCCGCTACGTCGCGGTGCGGAAGTCCACGAGTTTGTGCGTGCCATCGCAGAACGGCTTGATCGTCGACACACCACAACGGCAGAGCGCCACGGTGCGCTCGGTGCGCATCGACTGACCCCCTCCGGATCGACGATCTCGATCGGCCCTCGCACGAGCAAAGGGCCGTTGGGGCAGGCGAAGACGACCGTTTCCTCGTCGTGGCCGTCGGC includes the following:
- a CDS encoding CDGSH iron-sulfur domain-containing protein, whose translation is MRTERTVALCRCGVSTIKPFCDGTHKLVDFRTAT
- a CDS encoding carboxylate-amine ligase, with amino-acid sequence MSSRGGVSGPSTTPAPHPARADAAEQGLVLSTRASDVPFGIEEEFMFLSPDRLLPVPAADAAHSVLLRDPEVGPYVGPEFLASQIEYSSPILATREQAFEALTGFRGRLGRVAESIGLVAAGTGLPFDSDDIPAPTPSPRYERIRADIRAVAHDHQMNALHVHVNVPSRDAGVHALNGIRAWMPVLLALGSNSPFWHGRDTGFASWRALLARRWATTGCAPHFRDAAEYDAHTARLVELGASVDLACIAWDARLSERFPTLEVRAFDAQLDAESAITLALLTRALVVTSLNAEPSAGAPVDVLDAELWLAARDGLHGRLVNPVSGEPDAATEVVLALVRYVRPALHALGDAEFVEAAIAQRLRGGTGADRQRAALLEGGIGALAELLRRAPTPAERPTL